One window from the genome of Variovorax sp. PAMC26660 encodes:
- a CDS encoding alpha/beta hydrolase, with protein sequence MLHPQARALLDFIEARGIPPTHTLSPADARAFYRERRTATQPLPAEVAEVRDLAADGPHGTIPVRLYRPLGSGAGPLPVLVYYHGGGWVIGDLDTHDVVCRELANGAGCAVVAVDYRMGPEHRFPAAVDDVLAATRWVRREAATLGLDASRLAVGGDSAGGNLAAVVSIAARDAGDLPIAFQLLIYPATDMRRVHPSHQSNGQGYLLTSDTIKYFHDHYITDPKHDLDWRASPLLHPDLSKLPPALVITAGYDPLRDEGLAYAEALTAAGNRAMYVCFERQIHGFVPMGKVLDEANTAVALCATELRRAFASA encoded by the coding sequence ATGCTGCATCCCCAGGCGCGCGCCTTGCTCGACTTCATCGAGGCGCGCGGCATCCCGCCGACCCATACCCTGTCGCCCGCCGATGCGCGGGCTTTCTATCGCGAGCGGCGCACCGCCACGCAGCCGTTGCCCGCAGAGGTGGCCGAAGTGCGCGACCTCGCGGCGGACGGCCCGCACGGCACCATCCCGGTGCGCCTGTACCGGCCCTTGGGTTCGGGCGCCGGCCCGCTGCCGGTGCTGGTGTACTACCACGGTGGCGGCTGGGTCATCGGTGACCTCGACACGCACGACGTGGTGTGCCGCGAACTGGCCAACGGCGCCGGCTGCGCAGTGGTCGCGGTCGACTACCGCATGGGACCGGAGCACCGCTTTCCCGCTGCCGTCGACGACGTGCTGGCCGCCACCCGCTGGGTGCGCCGCGAGGCCGCGACGCTGGGGCTCGATGCGAGCCGCCTTGCCGTGGGCGGCGACAGCGCGGGCGGCAACCTCGCGGCCGTGGTGTCGATTGCCGCGCGCGATGCGGGCGACCTGCCCATCGCCTTCCAGTTGCTGATCTACCCGGCCACCGACATGCGCCGCGTGCACCCCTCGCACCAGAGCAACGGGCAGGGCTATCTGTTGACCAGCGACACCATCAAGTACTTCCACGATCACTACATCACCGACCCCAAGCATGACCTCGACTGGCGCGCTTCGCCGTTGCTGCACCCCGACCTGTCGAAGCTGCCGCCGGCACTGGTGATCACCGCCGGCTACGACCCGCTGCGCGACGAAGGGCTGGCCTACGCGGAGGCGCTCACCGCCGCGGGCAATCGCGCGATGTATGTCTGCTTCGAGCGGCAGATCCATGGCTTCGTGCCCATGGGCAAGGTGCTCGACGAGGCCAACACCGCGGTGGCGCTTTGCGCCACAGAGTTGCGGCGCGCGTTCGCGTCGGCCTAG
- the purT gene encoding formate-dependent phosphoribosylglycinamide formyltransferase, whose amino-acid sequence MTTLGTPLSPSATRVMLLGSGELGKEVLIALQRLGVETIAVDRYENAPGQQVAHHARTITMSDPEALKALIEAEKPTLVVPEIEAIATQMLQQLEDAGVVRVIPTARAARLTMDREGIRRLAAETLGVPTSPYKFCDSLGELQAAIDEGIGYPCIVKPVMSSSGKGQSKIDGPADVQKAWDYAMAGGRVSHGRVIVEGFIDFDYEITLLTVRAKDAAGAVETKFCDPIGHVQVSGDYVESWQPHPMAPAALQKAQEIAQAVTADLGGQGLFGVELFVKGDEVWFSEVSPRPHDTGMVTMATQWQNEFELHARAILGLPVDTSLKSPGASAVIYGGVDATGIAFDGVAEALQVPGSDIRLFGKPESFVKRRMGVALVHAADTDTARKLAKEAASRVKPRKA is encoded by the coding sequence ATGACCACCCTCGGCACCCCCCTTTCCCCCTCTGCCACCCGCGTGATGCTGCTCGGCTCCGGTGAGCTCGGCAAGGAGGTGCTGATTGCCCTGCAGCGCCTGGGCGTCGAGACCATCGCGGTCGACCGCTATGAGAACGCCCCCGGCCAGCAGGTGGCGCACCATGCGCGCACCATCACCATGAGCGACCCCGAGGCGCTCAAGGCGCTCATCGAGGCCGAAAAGCCCACGCTGGTGGTGCCCGAGATCGAGGCCATCGCCACGCAGATGCTGCAGCAGCTCGAAGACGCGGGCGTGGTGCGCGTCATTCCCACGGCCCGCGCCGCCCGCCTGACGATGGACCGCGAAGGCATCCGCCGCCTGGCCGCCGAAACGCTGGGCGTGCCGACCAGCCCCTACAAGTTCTGCGACTCGCTGGGCGAGCTGCAGGCCGCCATCGACGAAGGCATCGGCTACCCCTGCATCGTCAAGCCGGTGATGAGCAGCTCCGGCAAGGGCCAGAGCAAGATCGACGGCCCCGCCGACGTGCAGAAGGCCTGGGACTACGCCATGGCCGGTGGCCGCGTGAGCCACGGCCGCGTGATCGTCGAGGGCTTCATCGACTTCGACTACGAGATCACGCTGCTCACCGTCCGCGCGAAAGACGCGGCCGGTGCCGTGGAAACCAAGTTCTGCGACCCCATCGGCCACGTGCAGGTGAGCGGCGACTACGTGGAAAGCTGGCAGCCGCACCCCATGGCGCCGGCCGCGCTGCAGAAGGCGCAAGAGATCGCGCAGGCCGTCACGGCCGACCTGGGCGGGCAGGGCCTGTTCGGCGTCGAGCTGTTCGTGAAGGGCGACGAGGTCTGGTTCAGCGAAGTCAGCCCGCGCCCGCACGACACCGGCATGGTGACCATGGCCACGCAGTGGCAGAACGAATTCGAGCTGCATGCCCGCGCCATCCTCGGCCTGCCGGTCGACACCTCGCTCAAGAGCCCCGGCGCCAGCGCGGTGATCTATGGCGGTGTCGACGCCACCGGCATCGCCTTCGACGGCGTGGCCGAGGCGCTGCAGGTGCCCGGCAGCGACATCCGCCTGTTCGGCAAGCCCGAGAGCTTCGTCAAGCGCCGCATGGGCGTGGCGCTGGTGCATGCGGCCGATACCGACACGGCCCGCAAGCTGGCCAAAGAGGCCGCTTCGCGCGTGAAGCCGCGCAAGGCCTGA
- a CDS encoding 3-hydroxybutyryl-CoA dehydrogenase produces MAIQTVGIIGAGTMGNGIAQACAVAGVKVVMVDIAQAAVDKGLATVSGSLDRLIKKEKLTAEQKAAALALIKGSTNYDDLKSAQLVIEAATENHALKLKILKQVDDMLAPEVIIASNTSSISITQLAAATSRPDRFIGMHFFNPVPMMALVELIRGYLTSDATHDAVKELAVRLGKSPITVKNAPGFVVNRILVPMINEAFFVLSEGIATAEDIDAGMKLGCNQPIGPLALADMIGLDVCLAVMEVYLDQFGDSKYRPCPLLKEMVAAGQLGRKTGRGVYTY; encoded by the coding sequence ATGGCTATCCAGACTGTCGGCATCATCGGTGCCGGAACAATGGGCAACGGCATCGCGCAGGCCTGCGCAGTGGCCGGCGTGAAGGTGGTGATGGTCGACATCGCCCAGGCGGCCGTCGACAAAGGCCTGGCCACGGTGTCGGGCAGCCTCGACCGCCTGATCAAGAAGGAAAAGCTCACCGCCGAGCAGAAGGCCGCCGCGCTGGCGCTCATCAAGGGCTCGACCAACTACGACGACCTGAAGAGCGCGCAACTCGTGATCGAAGCGGCCACCGAGAACCACGCGCTCAAGCTCAAGATCCTCAAGCAGGTCGACGACATGCTGGCGCCCGAGGTGATCATTGCCTCGAACACCTCGTCGATCTCGATCACCCAGCTCGCGGCTGCCACCTCGCGCCCCGACCGCTTCATCGGCATGCACTTCTTCAACCCGGTGCCGATGATGGCGCTGGTGGAGCTGATTCGCGGCTACCTCACGAGCGACGCCACGCATGACGCGGTGAAGGAACTCGCCGTGCGCCTTGGCAAGTCGCCGATCACGGTGAAGAACGCGCCGGGCTTCGTGGTCAACCGCATCCTGGTGCCGATGATCAACGAGGCCTTCTTCGTGCTGTCCGAAGGCATTGCCACGGCAGAAGACATCGACGCCGGCATGAAGCTGGGCTGCAACCAGCCCATCGGCCCGCTGGCGCTGGCCGACATGATCGGCCTCGATGTGTGCCTGGCGGTGATGGAGGTGTACCTCGACCAGTTCGGCGACTCCAAGTACCGCCCCTGCCCGCTGCTGAAGGAAATGGTCGCTGCGGGCCAACTGGGCCGCAAGACCGGACGCGGCGTCTACACCTACTGA
- a CDS encoding crotonase/enoyl-CoA hydratase family protein encodes MTATPTSPPAEGCIDTQVLDHVLLIGINRPAKRNGWTPPMFKQLAEAYTRLDDDPTLRVGVLHAFGDHFTAGLDLPAVTEYMKRGEKAIPAGLVEPHDFGLPDYRRRTKPMVVAVKGICFTVGIELMLGADIVVAADNCRFSQMEVQRGIMATGGATLRMAERAGVGNAMLHLLTADEFDSAEAYRLNFVQKVVPAGQELDAALAIAQRIAAQAPLAVVATRLNVIKAVEQGPLAAVSEFIETQKRLSNSEDAAEGVRSFVERRPARFSGR; translated from the coding sequence ATGACCGCCACGCCCACCTCCCCGCCCGCAGAAGGCTGCATCGACACCCAGGTGCTCGACCACGTGCTGCTGATCGGCATCAACCGCCCCGCCAAGCGCAACGGCTGGACGCCGCCGATGTTCAAGCAGCTGGCCGAGGCCTACACCCGCCTGGACGACGACCCGACGCTGCGCGTGGGCGTGCTGCATGCCTTCGGCGACCACTTCACGGCGGGCCTCGACCTGCCGGCGGTGACCGAGTACATGAAGCGCGGCGAGAAGGCGATTCCCGCCGGGCTGGTGGAGCCGCACGACTTCGGCCTGCCCGACTACCGCCGCCGCACCAAGCCGATGGTGGTGGCCGTCAAGGGCATCTGCTTCACGGTCGGCATCGAGCTGATGCTGGGCGCCGACATCGTGGTGGCGGCCGACAACTGCCGCTTCTCGCAGATGGAAGTGCAGCGCGGCATCATGGCCACAGGCGGCGCCACGCTGCGCATGGCCGAGCGCGCGGGCGTGGGCAACGCGATGCTGCACCTGCTGACGGCGGACGAGTTCGACAGTGCCGAGGCGTACCGCCTCAACTTCGTGCAGAAGGTGGTGCCGGCCGGGCAGGAGCTCGACGCGGCACTCGCCATTGCGCAACGCATCGCGGCGCAGGCGCCGCTGGCGGTGGTGGCCACGCGGCTCAACGTCATCAAGGCCGTCGAGCAGGGGCCGCTCGCGGCCGTGTCGGAGTTCATCGAAACACAGAAGCGGCTGTCGAACAGCGAGGACGCGGCCGAAGGCGTTCGCTCCTTTGTCGAGCGCCGTCCCGCGCGCTTCAGCGGCCGTTGA
- a CDS encoding serine hydrolase domain-containing protein, whose translation MTFFARTALAAAAFTLLAVNTSNAQTPAPAALPDPAATSVEAMGWMQGFPPAPDKLITFDNPAGGVFPRTRWSFSHVRETVPTANVWRGPGAASPLPSATPRFDIEKVTFKPLGGTGDATMNFAQMISGTYTDGILVMHRGKVLYEKYFGALSPERPHIAMSVTKSFVGTLAAILADEGKLDPAAPVTKYLPELKDTAYGDATVRQVMDMTVGVHYSENYADPKAEIWDYARAGGMLTQGQNYTGPKSFYEFLVTLKKEGEHGDAFAYKTVNAEVLAWIVRRASNQSLADLLSEKIWRRIGAEQDAYFMVDRIGTESGGGGLNTVLRDLARFGETMRNDGRASNGQQAIPKAVVADIRRGGDPAKFVKAGYALLPGWSYRDMWWVSNNPHGAYMARGIHGQSIYVDPKAEMVIVRYASHPIAANGGNDPLTLPAFQAMAEALMR comes from the coding sequence ATGACCTTTTTTGCACGCACGGCGCTTGCTGCCGCCGCCTTCACCCTGCTTGCCGTGAACACCTCCAACGCTCAGACGCCCGCGCCCGCCGCGCTGCCCGACCCCGCGGCCACCTCGGTCGAGGCCATGGGCTGGATGCAGGGCTTTCCGCCCGCACCCGACAAGCTGATCACCTTCGACAACCCGGCCGGCGGCGTGTTTCCGCGCACCCGCTGGAGCTTCTCGCACGTGCGCGAGACGGTGCCCACCGCCAACGTGTGGCGCGGCCCCGGCGCGGCCAGCCCGCTGCCATCGGCCACGCCGCGCTTCGACATCGAGAAGGTCACGTTCAAGCCTCTGGGAGGTACAGGTGACGCGACGATGAACTTCGCCCAGATGATTTCGGGCACCTACACCGACGGCATTCTGGTGATGCACCGCGGCAAGGTGCTCTACGAGAAGTACTTCGGCGCGCTGTCGCCCGAACGGCCGCACATCGCGATGTCGGTCACCAAGTCCTTCGTGGGCACGCTGGCCGCCATCCTTGCGGACGAAGGCAAGCTGGACCCGGCCGCGCCGGTCACCAAGTACCTGCCCGAGCTGAAAGACACGGCCTATGGCGACGCCACCGTGCGCCAGGTGATGGACATGACGGTCGGCGTGCACTACTCCGAGAACTACGCCGACCCGAAGGCCGAGATCTGGGACTACGCGCGCGCCGGCGGCATGCTCACGCAGGGCCAGAACTACACCGGCCCGAAGTCGTTCTACGAATTCCTCGTCACGCTGAAGAAGGAAGGCGAGCACGGCGATGCCTTCGCCTACAAGACCGTCAACGCCGAAGTGCTGGCCTGGATCGTGCGCCGCGCCAGCAACCAGTCGCTGGCCGACCTGCTGAGCGAGAAGATCTGGCGCCGCATCGGCGCCGAGCAGGACGCCTACTTCATGGTCGACCGCATCGGCACCGAGTCGGGCGGCGGCGGCCTGAACACCGTGCTGCGCGACCTGGCGCGCTTCGGCGAGACCATGCGCAACGACGGGCGAGCGTCCAACGGGCAGCAAGCCATTCCGAAGGCGGTGGTGGCAGACATCCGGCGCGGCGGCGATCCGGCCAAGTTCGTCAAGGCCGGCTATGCGCTGCTGCCGGGCTGGTCGTACCGCGACATGTGGTGGGTCTCGAACAACCCGCATGGTGCCTACATGGCACGCGGCATCCACGGCCAGAGCATCTATGTGGACCCGAAGGCAGAAATGGTGATCGTGCGCTATGCCTCGCACCCGATTGCGGCCAACGGCGGCAATGACCCGCTGACGCTGCCGGCGTTCCAGGCGATGGCCGAGGCGCTGATGCGCTGA